TGACCGCCGACGACGTGCGCACCGCCCTCGCCGGGATGCGCCGCGTGCTGCGGCCGGGCGGACTGCTGATCCTCACCACCCGCCCGTACGACGAACTCCGAGGCGAACGCCCCCTCTCCACCCCGCCCTCCGTCCGCAGCGGCCCCGAGGGGCGCACCGTCAGCTTCCAGCTGTGGCACTGGCACGACGACGGCGAGCGCTACGACCTGGAGCTGTTCCAGCTGCGCCCGGACACGGACGAGGGCGCGGACCCGGACCGCTGGACCACCACCGTGCGCCGCGCCACGTACTGGGCGCTCACCCGGAGACAGCTGGCCGAGCTGGCCGCAGAGGCCGGGTTCCACACCACCGACTGGCACGACCCCGACAGCACCGGCTTCTTCCAGCCCCTGCTGACGGCCCGCACCTGACCGGCTGTCCCACCGAACAGCGAGCCGGGGAACCGCGCAGAACAAGCTCAGAACAGCGGCTCCGGAAGCACCCCCTCCAGCACCAGCAGCCGGCGCTTCGTCTCCAGCCCGCCGCCGAACCCGCCCAGCCCGCCGTCCGCCTCCACCACGCGGTGGCACGGCACCACCACGGGCAGCGGGTTGGCGCCCATCGCCGCGCCGACCGCCTGCGCCGCGCCCGGCTGCCCGACCCGCGCGGCCAGCTCCCCGTATCCCACGAGCGTCCCGTACGGCACCCCGGAAGCCAGCTCGCGCAGCACCTGCCGGTTGAACCCGCTGGTCAGCGACCAGTCCAGGGGTAGATGGAACTCCCGGAGGCGCCCCGCGAAGTACGCCTCCAGCATCCGTATCGGCTCGGCGAGACGCCCCGAGGCCGTTTCCACCGGCTCCGCCCCGAGCCGCGCCGCGAGCCGTCCGGGCGCCTCGCGCCGGACTTCCTCGCCCGCGTGGAAGACGACACCGACCAGCCCGTCGGCGGTGGCCGCCAGCAACAGCGGCCCGATGCCGCTGCCGACGACCGCCCACTCCACGGTCCGTCCCCCGCCCCGCACACTGCTGTCCATACCGTCACGCTACGCGCCGCCACTGACACCGCCCCCGGCCCGCTCACCCGCCACCGGCGCACCGGTTCCGCGGCCACTCCCGCACCCCGCGGCCGCCGCCCGCCCGAACGGGCGCGCGGCGCGTGCACTACCCTCCACGGTCAGGTTCGCGGCGGAACACCGAGGGGTGAGGGGCACACGGGTATGCGGGGCACAGTCGAAGGATTCAGCCACGGGCTGGTCACGCCCGTGGTGGCCTACCTCATGGCCTGCCTGGGCGGCGCGCTGGGCCTGCGCTGCACCACCAGATCCCTGCGCACCCCCGCCACCCCCCGCCCCGGGTGGCTCGCCCTGGGCGCCACGTCCATCGGCGCCGGCATCTGGACCATGCACTTCATCGCCATGACGGGCTTCCGCGTCGAGGGCGTGACGATCGACTACGACCGGCCGGTCACCTTCGCCAGCCTCGCCGTCGCGATCTTCATGGTCGGCATCGGGATCTTCATCGTGGGACTGCGCGGCCGCACCACGATGGCCCTCGTCACCGGCGGCACGATCACCGGCCTCGGCATCGCCACCATGCACTACCTGGGCATGGCGGGCATGCGCTTCCCGGGCCGCATGGAGTACGACACGCTCACCGTCGCCCTCTCCGTGGTGATCGCCGTCGTCGCGGCGACCACGGCACTGTGGGCCGCCGTCAGCGTGCGCGGATTCGCCGCGAGCGTCGGCGCGAGCCTCGTCCTCGGCCTGGCGGTGACGGGGATGCACTACACGGGCATGGCCGCCGCCAGCGTCCACCTCCACGGCGCCGCCGCCACCGCCGAGCCCGTCGGCGCGGTGGACGCCCAGGCCGCCGTCGAGGCCGTGGACGCGGTGGGCGCGGAGGCCGCCCACGCCGTGGGCGGCGCGCTCGACGCGGCCGTCACAGCGGGCGGCGGTACGGCTCCGGAACTGATCCCGCTGCTCGTGGGACCGGCCGCGTTCCTGCTGCTCGCCGGGTTCGTCGTGCTGTTCGACCCGGCACTCGTCACGGGCGACCGGCACGGCCGGCACCCCGCCGACCCGCGCGCGCAGCTCCCCGGCATCCCGGCCCCGCGCCACCGCGACCGGCACGCCGACCGCTGACCCGGCCCATCGCCCGCCCTGCCCCACCGTCCGCCCCGTGGGCGATCGGCACCCGACTGTCAGTGGCGGGTCGTACGGTGGACTCATGCGGCCCGTAACCCAGATCGAACGCTCGGTGGCGCCCTTCGAGGTCGTCAGCCCGTACCAGCCCAGCGGTGACCAGCCCACGGCCATCGCCGACCTCGAACGGCGCGTCCGCGCAGGTGAGAAGGATGTCGTCCTGCTCGGCGCGACCGGCACGGGCAAGTCGGCCACCACGGCCTGGATGATCGAGCGGCTCCAGCGGCCCACGCTCGTCATGGCGCCGAACAAGACGCTGGCCGCGCAGCTGGCGAACGAGTTCCGCGAGCTCCTGCCGAACAACGCCGTCGAGTACTTCGTCTCGTACTACGACTACTACCAGCCCGAGGCGTACGTCCCGCAGTCGGACACCTACATCGAGAAGGACTCCTCGATCAACGAGGAGGTGGAGCGCCTGCGCCACTCCGCGACGAACTCCCTGCTCACCCGGCGTGACGTGGTCGTCGTCGCGTCCGTCTCGTGCATCTACGGCCTGGGCACCCCCCAGGAGTACGTGGACCGGATGGTCTCGCTGAAGGTCGGCGACGAGATCGACCGGGACGAGCTGCTTCGCCGCTTCGTGGACATCCAGTACACGCGCAACGACCTCGCCTTCGCGCGCGGCACGTTCCGGGTGCGCGGCGACACGATCGAGATCTTCCCCGTGTACGAGGAGCTCGCCGTCCGCATCGAGATGTTCGGCGACGAGATCGAGGCCCTCTCCACGCTCCACCCGCTCACGGGCGAGGTCATCAGCGACGACCAGCAGCTGTACGTGTTCCCCGCCAGCCACTACGTGGCGGGTCCCGAGCGCATGGAGCGCGCCGTCACCGGCATCGAGCGCGAGCTGGAGCAGCGCCTCGCCGAGCTGGAGAAACAGGGCAAGCTGCTGGAGGCGCAGCGGCTGCGCATGCGCACCACGTACGACATCGAGATGATGCGGCAGATCGGCTCCTGCTCCGGCATCGAGAACTACTCGCTCCACTTCGACCAGCGCGAGCCCGGCTCCCCGCCCAACACCCTCCTCGACTACTTCCCCGAGGACTTCCTGCTGGTCATCGACGAGTCGCATGTCACCGTCCCGCAGATCGGCGCCATGTACGAGGGCGACGCCTCCCGCAAGCGGACCCTGGTGGACCACGGCTTCCGGCTGCCGTCCGCGCTGGACAACCGGCCGCTGAAGTGGGAGGAGTTCCAGGAGCGCATCGGCCAGACCGTCTACCTGTCGGCCACGCCCGGCGCGTACGAGCTGTCCCGCTCCGACGGTTTCGTGGAGCAGATCATCCGCCCCACCGGCCTGGTCGACCCCGAGGTCGTCGTCAAGCCCACCGAGGGGCAGATC
This genomic window from Streptomyces thermolilacinus SPC6 contains:
- a CDS encoding class I SAM-dependent methyltransferase produces the protein MRTPTARYFYDDLAADYDLLYADWDASVARQGTALDDRVTRALGPGTYDVLDCACGIGTQALGLAARGHRVTGTDLSPVAVARAAHEAAARGLPLTVAAADMRALPLSDGAFDVVVCADNSLPHLLTADDVRTALAGMRRVLRPGGLLILTTRPYDELRGERPLSTPPSVRSGPEGRTVSFQLWHWHDDGERYDLELFQLRPDTDEGADPDRWTTTVRRATYWALTRRQLAELAAEAGFHTTDWHDPDSTGFFQPLLTART
- a CDS encoding methylated-DNA--[protein]-cysteine S-methyltransferase; amino-acid sequence: MDSSVRGGGRTVEWAVVGSGIGPLLLAATADGLVGVVFHAGEEVRREAPGRLAARLGAEPVETASGRLAEPIRMLEAYFAGRLREFHLPLDWSLTSGFNRQVLRELASGVPYGTLVGYGELAARVGQPGAAQAVGAAMGANPLPVVVPCHRVVEADGGLGGFGGGLETKRRLLVLEGVLPEPLF
- a CDS encoding MHYT domain-containing protein, which translates into the protein MRGTVEGFSHGLVTPVVAYLMACLGGALGLRCTTRSLRTPATPRPGWLALGATSIGAGIWTMHFIAMTGFRVEGVTIDYDRPVTFASLAVAIFMVGIGIFIVGLRGRTTMALVTGGTITGLGIATMHYLGMAGMRFPGRMEYDTLTVALSVVIAVVAATTALWAAVSVRGFAASVGASLVLGLAVTGMHYTGMAAASVHLHGAAATAEPVGAVDAQAAVEAVDAVGAEAAHAVGGALDAAVTAGGGTAPELIPLLVGPAAFLLLAGFVVLFDPALVTGDRHGRHPADPRAQLPGIPAPRHRDRHADR
- the uvrB gene encoding excinuclease ABC subunit UvrB, whose translation is MRPVTQIERSVAPFEVVSPYQPSGDQPTAIADLERRVRAGEKDVVLLGATGTGKSATTAWMIERLQRPTLVMAPNKTLAAQLANEFRELLPNNAVEYFVSYYDYYQPEAYVPQSDTYIEKDSSINEEVERLRHSATNSLLTRRDVVVVASVSCIYGLGTPQEYVDRMVSLKVGDEIDRDELLRRFVDIQYTRNDLAFARGTFRVRGDTIEIFPVYEELAVRIEMFGDEIEALSTLHPLTGEVISDDQQLYVFPASHYVAGPERMERAVTGIERELEQRLAELEKQGKLLEAQRLRMRTTYDIEMMRQIGSCSGIENYSLHFDQREPGSPPNTLLDYFPEDFLLVIDESHVTVPQIGAMYEGDASRKRTLVDHGFRLPSALDNRPLKWEEFQERIGQTVYLSATPGAYELSRSDGFVEQIIRPTGLVDPEVVVKPTEGQIDDLVHEIRVRTERDERVLVTTLTKKMAEDLTDYFLELGIQVRYLHSDVDTLRRIELLRELRAGEYDVLVGINLLREGLDLPEVSLVAILDADKQGFLRSGTSLIQTIGRAARNVSGQVHMYADTVTPAMAQAIDETNRRREKQVAYNKAHGIDPQPLRKKINDIVATIAREEVDTEQLLGTGYRQSKDGKGAKTPVPSLGTTAKAAKDGGKAAKAAKGKAARTGAVTSDRPTAELAGIIEEMTERMRAAAADLQFEVAARLRDEVSELKKELRQMKEAGIS